The following are from one region of the Dreissena polymorpha isolate Duluth1 chromosome 2, UMN_Dpol_1.0, whole genome shotgun sequence genome:
- the LOC127870165 gene encoding serine/threonine-protein kinase pim-2-like — protein MDTVASLLERYYIENLIETGSTARVMKAVRSLDGKVFAMKVAKTVNTITSIPEEILINQELMAADIKGVTQMHEYAIDFEMNRYVIIMEYMPMDLHTYVSRRATPITEEECCHIICQVVKILLDMQNMVGMQHMDLKMENVLIDPLTKEVKLCDFGHIAKVEHLWTDSKSKGTHIYWAPETVKERRFYPTRSIVWQVGLLAYDIIQEVPWEMYKDGNLSDLTFERFTCGKAISFIYICLEPDVRIRVDLYRLLQTSWLDEKNNNEMICS, from the coding sequence ATGGACACGGTCGCTTCTTTACTCGAGAGGTACTACATTGAAAATCTAATCGAGACTGGCTCAACTGCTCGAGTGATGAAGGCAGTGCGGAGTTTGGACGGCAAGGTATTTGCCATGAAAGTTGCGAAAACGGTGAACACGATAACTTCAATTCCAGAAGAAATCTTGATCAACCAAGAGCTGATGGCAGCTGATATCAAAGGCGTTACACAAATGCACGAGTATGCTATAGACTTTGAGATGAACCGATACGTGATAATCATGGAGTACATGCCAATGGACTTGCACACGTATGTTTCAAGACGTGCCACGCCGATCACAGAAGAAGAGTGTTGTCATATCATTTGCCAAGTGGTGAAAATACTTCTCGACATGCAAAACATGGTAGGCATGCAACATATGGACTTGAAAATGGAAAACGTTCTGATAGATCCATTGACGAAAGAAGTGAAATTGTGCGATTTTGGACATATTGCAAAAGTCGAACATTTGTGGACCGATTCAAAATCGAAAGGAACGCATATCTACTGGGCTCCGGAGACAGTGAAAGAGAGACGGTTCTACCCTACAAGAAGCATCGTGTGGCAAGTTGGACTTCTCGCCTACGATATCATACAAGAAGTGCCTTGGGAGATGTACAAAGACGGAAACCTGAGTGACTTAACATTCGAACGTTTCACGTGTGGTAAAGCCATttcgtttatttacatttgtttggAACCAGACGTGCGCATTCGAGTAGATCTGTACCGTTTACTGCAGACCAGTTGGCTGGATGAGAAGAACAACAACGAAATGATTTGTTCATAA
- the LOC127870164 gene encoding serine/threonine-protein kinase pim-3-like: protein MHEYALDYERDGYVMIMDYMPIDLHTYVSSRQTPMTEDECCNIISQIVNILLHMQNVVCVQHMDLKMENVLIDPETKEVKLCDFGHLAQIAHLWTDSTSIGTKCYWAPETIKEGRFYPKRTIVWQVGILAYDLLQEIPWDVYKDGNLQDLTFERYKSGKAVEFIQVCLEPDVRIRVELDQLVYMRWIEEMNNNEMI from the coding sequence ATGCACGAGTACGCTCTCGACTACGAAAGAGACGGATACGTGATGATCATGGACTACATGCCAATAGACTTACACACGTATGTGTCAAGCCGTCAAACACCGATGACCGAAGACGAATGCTGTAACATCATCAGTCAAATAGTCAACATTCTACTTCACATGCAAAATGTTGTTTGCGTGCAACATATGGACCTTAAAATGGAGAACGTGTTGATAGATCCTGAAACGAAAGAGGTTAAACTCTGTGATTTCGGACATTTAGCGCAAATAGCACATTTGTGGACGGATTCAACATCGATAGGGACGAAATGTTACTGGGCACCAGAAACTATTAAGGAAGGAAGATTCTACCCAAAGAGAACCATAGTATGGCAAGTTGGCATTCTCGCTTATGACCTCTTACAAGAAATTCCATGGGATGTGTACAAAGACGGAAACCTGCAAGACTTGACTTTTGAACGTTATAAGTCTGGCAAGGCCGTGGAATTTATTCAAGTTTGCCTAGAACCAGACGTGCGCATTCGTGTGGAACTCGATCAGTTAGTGTATATGAGGTGGATAGAAGAAATGAACAACAACGAAATGATTTGA